Proteins from one Mercurialis annua linkage group LG7, ddMerAnnu1.2, whole genome shotgun sequence genomic window:
- the LOC126655379 gene encoding acyl-coenzyme A oxidase 2, peroxisomal: MEPRNQTSTQEDETQIISRRIQRLSCHLSPIQRPLDQLAMAPCARAKLEVNTEKLSLFMRGKHRDIQDKVFEYFNSRPELQTPVEISKDEHRELCWRQLLGLVREAGIKPFRYVVDDPEKYFAILEAVGSVDMSLGIKMGVQYSLWGGSVINLGTKKHRIKYFDGIDNLDYPGCFAMTELHHGSNVQGLQTVATFDPLTDEFVVNTPNDGAIKWWIGNAAVHGKFATVFAKLMLPTHDSKGVKDMGVHSFIVPIRDLNTHQTLPGIEIHDCGHKVGLNGVDNGALRFRSVRIPRDNLLNRFGDVSRDGKYTSSLPTINKRFAATLGELVGGRVGLAYSSVAVLKLAGTIAIRYSLLRQQFGPPKQPEVSILDYQSQQHKLMPMLASTYAFHFATLHLVQKYSEMKKTHDEELVGDVHALSAGLKAYVTSYTAKSLSVCREACGGHGYAAVNRFGSLRNDHDIFQTFEGDNTVLLQQVAGDLLKQYKEKFQGGTLTVTWNYLKESMNTYLSQPNPVTARWEGQEHLRDPKFQLDAFRYRTSRLLQSVAVRLRKHSKTLGSFGAWNRCLNHLLTLAESHIESVILAKFIEAVNNCPDASSRAALKLACDLYALDRIWNDIGTYRNVDYVAPNKAKAIHKLTEYLCFQVRNIARELVDAFDLPDHVTRAPIAMQSEAYSQYTQYVGF, translated from the exons ATGGAACCAAGAAACCAAACTTCAACACAAGAAGACGAAACCCAGATCATATCCCGTCGAATCCAACGGCTATCCTGCCACCTCTCGCCAATCCAACGCCCATTAGATCAACTGGCTATGGCGCCATGTGCAAGAGCAAAACTAGAGGTGAACACAGAGAAACTGAGTTTATTCATGAGAGGGAAGCACAGGGATATTCAAGACAAGGTGTTCGAGTATTTTAACTCTCGGCCGGAGCTGCAAACGCCGGTGGAGATTTCAAAAGACGAGCATAGAGAGCTTTGCTGGAGGCAATTGTTGGGGTTAGTTAGAGAGGCGGGGATTAAGCCGTTTCGGTATGTGGTTGATGATCCCGAAAAGTATTTTGCGATTCTTGAAGCTGTTGGGAGTGTTGACATGTCTCTTGGGATCAAGATGGGGGTTCAATATAG TCTTTGGGGAGGTTCTGTGATTAACTTAGGAACTAAAAAGCATAGAATTAAGTACTTTGATGGCATCGACAATTTGGATTACCCAGGTTGTTTTGCTATGACAGAATTACATCATG GTTCAAATGTTCAAGGCCTCCAAACAGTGGCAACATTTGATCCACTTACAGATGAATTTGTAGTCAATACACCTAATGATGGAGCCATAAAATGGTGGATTGGCAATGCCGCAGTTCATGGGAAGTTTGCCACTGTTTTTGCCAAGCTGATGCTGCCAACTCATGATTCTAAAGGCGTGAAAGACATGGGTGTCCATTCCTTTATTGTTCCGATAAGGGATTTGAATACTCATCAGACACTTCCAGGAATCGAAATACATGACTGTGGCCATAAAGTTGGCCTGAATGGGGTAGATAATGGAGCATTGAGGTTCCGTTCAGTAAGAATTCCTCGAGATAATCTTCTGAATCGATTTGGTGATGTCTCTCGAGATGGGAAGTATACTAGCAGTCTTCCGACCATAAATAAACGGTTTGCTGCTACCCTAGGAGAACTTGTTGGTGGAAGGGTCGGACTTGCTTATTCTTCAGTTGCTGTACTCAAGCTTGCTGGAACTATCGCCATCAGATATTCATTGTTGCGTCAGCAGTTTGGTCCTCCCAAGCAGCCGGAAGTTAGCATCCTCGATTATCAGTCTCAACAGCACAAGCTCATGCCAATGCTAGCTTCAACTTATGCATTCCATTTTGCAACTTTGCATTTGGTGCAAAAATATTCGGAGATGAAAAAGACTCACGATGAAGAATTAGTTGGGGATGTACATGCTCTTTCTGCTGGCCTTAAAGCTTATGTGACATCATACACAGCAAAGTCATTGAGTGTCTGCAGGGAAGCATGCGGAGGCCATGGTTATGCTGCTGTTAACCGGTTTGGCTCCTTAAGAAATGATCATGACATTTTTCAGACATTTGAAGGGGACAACACCGTGCTTCTGCAACAG GTAGCAGGTGATCTGTTGAAGCAATACAAGGAGAAGTTCCAAGGTGGGACACTGACAGTTACATGGAACTATTTGAAGGAGTCCATGAACACATATCTGTCTCAGCCAAATCCTGTTACCGCACGATGGGAAGGTCAAGAACACTTGAGAGATCCTAAATTTCAGTTGGATGCCTTCAGA TATCGAACGTCTCGGTTGCTTCAAAGTGTTGCAGTCCGACTGCGCAAGCATTCTAAAACTCTTGGAAGCTTTGGTGCTTGGAATCGGTGCTTGAATCACCTCCTCACGCTTGCAGAATCTCATATTGAATCTGTTATCCTTGCAAAGTTTATTGAAGCAGTGAACAA TTGTCCTGATGCTAGTTCTCGAGCTGCCTTGAAACTTGCTTGTGATCTTTATGCCTTGGATCGAATCTGGAATGACATAGGAACATACCGGAATGTTGATTATGTTGCTCCAAACAAAGCTAAG GCAATCCACAAGCTCACAGAATATCTTTGTTTCCAAGTGAGAAATATAGCTAGGGAACTTGTTGATGCATTTGATCTTCCCGATCATGTCACGCGAGCTCCAATCGCCATGCAGTCTGAAGCATATTCTCAATACACTCAATATGTAGGATTTTAA
- the LOC126654541 gene encoding uncharacterized protein LOC126654541, translating to MSGDNFTEAVPKKRAVLGDVTNRPLKRGFSSISDDLGVKSRDGYARKVVSEGDRDSLVAKKKVCLGVENSVNEKCKQTINVSSEKGLFLDEESQSRDSSHTDTDNESKETSNMLESGVNLLKNVGEFGDASRDDNSCESIGSMSSKKVTNDDNVNDGGEGGLFIEEKQSNSGGHVCTSVVDKDPDGIKLGTSGQCGTVEWPKLPMSRGSSRSFELDRCTALKRDGCANLSAGADLLKACSCSFCLKAAYIWADLNYQDVKGRIAALKKSQKETSILVNKYARGKQTDVLGQANSGKSSQLESDLTSQWRSLFHHMEDIFVHESNQLQGGFVALKDLREHCKMDLEKINETPSDKY from the exons ATGAGTGGAGATAATTTCACTGAAGCAGTTCCTAAAAAGCGTGCTGTATTAGGAGATGTTACGAATCGGCCTCTTAAACGAGGCTTCTCGTCGATTTCAGACGATTTAGGGGTTAAATCAAGAGATGGGTATGCTAGAAAAGTAGTTTCGGAAGGCGATAGGGATTCGCTTGTTGCTAAGAAAAAAGTTTGTTTAGGAGTTGAGAATTCGGTCAATGAGAAATGTAAACAAACGATTAATGTTAGTAGTGAAAAGGGTCTGTTTCTTGATGAAGAAAGTCAATCTCGTGATTCGTCGCATACTGATACGGATAATGAGAGTAAAGAAACATCGAACATGTTAGAGAGTGGAGTCAATTTACTTAAGAATGTTGGAGAATTTGGGGATGCGTCGAGAGATGATAATAGCTGTGAATCTATTGGTTCGATGTCAAGCAAAAAAGTTACTAATGATGATAATGTTAATGACGGCGGTGAAGGAGGACTCTTTATTGAAGAGAAGCAAAGTAATTCTGGAGGTCATGTTTGTACGAGTGTTGTTGATAAGGATCCTGATGGCATTAAGTTGGGTACTAGTGGACAATGTGGGACAGTTGAGTGGCCAAAATTGCCCATGTCACGGGGTAGTTCCAGATCGTTTGAATTGGATAGGTGTACAGCTCTTAAGCGTGATGGTTGTGCTAATTTGAGTGCAGGTGCTGACTTGCTGAAAGCTTGTTCGTGTTCCTTTTGCTTGAAAG CTGCTTATATTTGGGCAGACCTCAATTATCAGGACGTCAAAGGGCGAATAGCTG CATTGAAGAAGAGTCAGAAAGAAACTAGCATCTTGGTAAACAAATATGCCAGGGGAAAGCAGACTGACGTTCTTGGCCAAGCAAATTCTGGAAAATCCTCACAATTAGAATCTGACCTTACATCTCAGTGGAGGTCTCTCTTTCATCACATGGAGGACATATTTGTTCACGAAAGCAATCAGCTT CAAGGCGGGTTTGTTGCACTGAAAGATTTGAGAGAGCACTGCAAAATGGACCTAGAGAAGATCAATGAGACTCCTTCTGACAAATACTAG